The sequence below is a genomic window from Chthoniobacterales bacterium.
GACGCGGATGCGATAGACGGCCTCCATGCCCAGCTCCGGAAATTCGATCAACTCGACCTCGCGGATGTTTTCCTGCGCGAGCAGCGCCGCCGGCCCCCCAATGCTGCCGAGGTAAAATCCCCCGTGATTTCGGCACGCATCGGTGACCTCTTTGCTGCGATTCCCCTTTGCCAGCATGACGAGCGAGCCGCCATGGCTCTGGAAAAGATCGACATAGCTGTCCATGCGACCGGCTGTCGTCGGACCAAACGACCCGCTCGGGAATCCCTCCGGCGTTCTGGCTGGTCCGGCGTAATAGACCGGATGATTCTTGAGATAATCAGGCAGGCCGCCGCCCGCATCGAGCCGCTCCTTGAGCTTCGCGTGCGCGATGTCACGGGCGACGATGATCGTGCCATTCAACGAGAGACGCGTGGCGACGGGGTAATGGGACAGCTCCGCCCGGATCTCGGCCATAGGCTTGTCGAGGTCGATCCGCACCACAGTGGCATCGGTCGCGTTGCGATATCGCGCGGGAATGAAGCGACCGGGATTGTCCTCCAGCTGCTCGAGCCAAACGCCGTATCGATCGATCTTCGCCTTGATGTTCCGGTCCGCGGAGCAGGACACGCCCATGCCTACGGGACAGGAGGCCCCATGCCTTGGAAGCCGGATCACGCGCACGTCCAGCGCGAAGTGCCTGCCGCCGAATTGCGCGCCGATGCCCAGGGATCGCGCGCCTTCGAGCAGCCGCGCCTCGAGGTCGCGATCGCGAAAGGCACGCCCCGTCTCGTCACCCGAATCCGGGAGCGCATCGAAATATTTCGCCGAAGCCAGCTTGACCGTTTTCAGGCACGTTTCCGCGCTGGTGCCGCCGATGACGAAGGCCACATGGTAGGGCGGGCAGGCCGCCGTGCCGAGAGAGCGCATTTTC
It includes:
- a CDS encoding fumarate hydratase, yielding MQTTPFRYHDPFPIEKDNTRYGLLTRHGVSVDEFDGLSVLRVSANALAEMARVAFRDCAFLLRNSHLSQVAAILDDPQSSENDRFVALSLLRNAEVAARGVLPLCQDTGTATIVARKGQQVWTGGGDAEALSLGIYQTYREENLRHSQTVALDLYREKNSGTNLPAQIDIAACDGEEYRFLFIAKGGGSANKTYLFQETKALLNSQSLEAFLLEKMRSLGTAACPPYHVAFVIGGTSAETCLKTVKLASAKYFDALPDSGDETGRAFRDRDLEARLLEGARSLGIGAQFGGRHFALDVRVIRLPRHGASCPVGMGVSCSADRNIKAKIDRYGVWLEQLEDNPGRFIPARYRNATDATVVRIDLDKPMAEIRAELSHYPVATRLSLNGTIIVARDIAHAKLKERLDAGGGLPDYLKNHPVYYAGPARTPEGFPSGSFGPTTAGRMDSYVDLFQSHGGSLVMLAKGNRSKEVTDACRNHGGFYLGSIGGPAALLAQENIREVELIEFPELGMEAVYRIRVEDFPAFILVDDKGNDFFAQLPCACARCGA